The window aaatgcagcttgtttctttctttcttaagcaGCCTTGCTGTCTTGACAGCCCTCCTGCAAATCATCCCAGGTACCCCGGCCTGGCCTGGAACACACTATATGATTTTAATAACGTCACATTTACTGGGCACTCACAGTGAGCCCAGCTCTGTGCTAagagttttctttgttttaccgCTCATTGGCTTCTCACACCTATCTCTGAATTCCTTGCTCTTAGCATTTGTACTTACAAATCAAGGACCTGAGGcctggagaagttaagtgacCTGCTGAAGTCAGCCATTCAATTGTTCAGAATGCTCCAGAGCCTGCACTCCCAAGAGCTACACTACCCAATCCTCCCTGCTTGGGGAGGTAGGAAGGAGACCAATCCCTTCCCGTCTCTGGGCTTGTTTCCCCATCTATATGATAAGGGGGGCAGACTAGGATGTGCTGGGCAGGCACCCAAATCCTCAGTGGGAACAACTGCCAATCCCAAAACCTAATAAGCTGGGGTCTGGCCCAGTTGCAAACTGGGGGATACTGGCTGAATCTAGACTGCAGATTTGTTTTTaacaaaacttttttaaattgggagCTCTACCAGGGTTTTTGAACAGGGGAAGTTTGACAACCTAGGGCCTACATTCTAGCATGGCATCTATTGGCTGGAGCTGCCTCCTTAGAGGCATGTGTTCTCTGGTCCAGCAGAGTTCGTATTTTCTCAGTCCTCATTTATCTGCATTACCTACCTGGTCTCTGCAGGCATATGTGTGACCCTGATTAGTCTAACCCACCACTGGACACACCAAGGCCAAGAAAAGAGCCCTTTCCCAAGGCCAGTGGGGCAAAGCTGGGGCTCTTTCCCCAACATTTTGCTGCCTTCTTTGGCAAGCAGTAATAGGGAACTGAGAGAAGGATCAGGTTTGTTGAGTCTCCTTTGGGGCACAAAGGAAGGTCTCAATAATCTCCTCTGAAGGAAAGGAACTTGGTAGTAATTTCCAGGCAGAAGCATAAGGTGCCGGTAACAGCTCCTGGGCTTTGCTCTTGGTTTCTGGCCTTGGCAGGCCAAAGTTATCACCTCTTCCTGCTAGGCTCCTTGCTAGGCTAGGTGAGAAGGGAGAAACTTGTTTAGTTTCATGTAACCAGCTGTTATTTTCCCATTGATGGGAAATGTTCATCCACTCAGCAAATGTCTACCAAGTTcagctatgtgccaggctctataGGGGAATCAGGCAGGCCCAGACCCTGTTCTCCCAAGAGCAAGGCTGAAGCATGGGTCCCTTGTTTAGGCAGAGGTGTTCAGAGTAGAGCTATGGAAACTCCTGCAGCCCTTATGGACCTGTCCTAGGCTCTAATTTGTTGTCAGGGAAGAAACAGACTTGGACGTGACCGGAGGGTGAGAGGGTCTAAGGAGGGACATCTTGATAAGGACCCTGTACTGTCCAGCCCATTTTTCTCCATCAGCACACCTAGCCAGGCAGCAGAGACCTCGGAAGTGGGAGGTAGATGGGTGGGGCTGGCTTAAACAGGACATTAGCTCAGGACCTGatcctcttcctccagctcttttATACTATGCCCCAAACCTATCCCACCTCTCCCCTTCAGCTCTTCCAAATCCAACTGGGAGATACCACATGCCTTCTCCTCCTCTAAATGAAGCCATAGGAGTAAAGTTCACTCTGATCTCCAAGTACAAGACAAATTTCTTGGCTTGCAATGCTTTTTTGCTAAGATGAGGACTGGTCTTGGGCAATAATGACACTTTCCCTTACTTATTGCTCGTTGCCTAGGCCTGGGCTAGATACTTCATACACATCTCATTGGATCCTCACAATACCCCTATAAACAATTATTCCCATCTTGTAGATGGAGTTGAGGCTCAGAGTGACTATGTGACTCATCAaaggtcacacagttaataaGTAGTGCAGCCGAGGATTCTAACCAGAGTAGTTTGACACCAGGATCTTAAGTGTCAACCATTATGTTCTACTGCGTCCAGTGTTCACTCTGGTCCTCCCTGAGAACTATGAGGTGAGAGAAGGGGATTCTATAGCATACTCAAATTCTTTGAGCTGATTCAGTATCATTTaagcctgttttcttttaaaacatcagaaaactaaaacctggagaactctgatttttattttaaatctgaatcaactgaaaaagcaaatcttcTTTTCACCCCTTGGCTCTTCTTGCCTAAGAGGCTGGGTGCTGTGGGGGCCATTCATCCTCCTCATGTCTCTGTTTCCTTTATTACTGCTGCTGCACAGCAACTAGGCCATCAGCAATATCAGGAGGTAGAGAGGCAAAAGGAGATTGTCTATCTGTGTAGTGTATGCTTCTAGAAGGGACACAGTGCTGATGGACCCCAAAATCCAAGCATAACTGTAGTTTAGGTCCACTCCACTGTCAAAAATTAAGATAAGAGCCACAGAAATGATTTGGGCAAATATGGATGTCATGGTTCCCTCGAAAGTCTTTTTGGTTCCAGGCCAGCGGATTTCTCCCATGGTGCTGCCAAAGACAGAGGCCACAGTATCGCCCACACCTACGGCTAAGACACCAGCGTAGGGGACTAAGGCCCTTGCTCCCCCAAGACTACCCTTCTGTGTACAGGGTCTGGGGACCAGCCAAATGGGAAGAGACATGCCCAGGAGCAGGTAGATGTGTGTCAGGATGAGTGGTCCGCTGTCTCGTTCATctaggaagagggaaaggagggtCCGCAGAGTGTGACCTAGGGGCTTGATGCGGAAGTAGCGCACATACTCCAGGAAGATGAAGACTGCCAGGCATACAGTGGCAGCCACATAGAGCAGTGGCCGGTCAAAGATGATACCTGGGATATAGGTGGCTACCACAATGAAATGGAAATACTTTCGGGTGATGGAGGGGGCCTGGTGCTTCTTGGACTCAGAAGATGACCGCTTGGCATTCTGGTACAGCACCACCAGGCAGGCCAAGGTGGCCAGGAGAGACCAGTAGACTAGGAGGTAGATGCGGGTATCTGTCTGGAAGAGGAATTGAAGGAGCCAGTGCAGAGGGTTCCTGTGGATGAGCCGATGTAGCCAAGGTAAAACCACTCCAAGGCCCAGGACGCAGGTCATGAGATGAAAGAAGATGGAGGAGGCCCAGGTGCCTGAGTCCATGAAGACAAAGAGAGTGCTGAAGAAGATGCCCATGAGAACCATTCCTACCACCACCACTAGCAGGAAGAAGTCTACTGGATCTCCCTGGTTCTCCACCACGGTAAGAGAGCGCTTGATGAGTTGGTTGAGCACAAAGCTGATGCCGCCCAACACCAGCAGTGCCTCACCAGGGGTGAAGCAGCGGGGTAGCAGGTACAGCAGAATCATATTGAGGTAAACAAAGATCAGTAGGACCTCCAGGACCTCAATGACCTCGCTCACGCTAAGCGAGTGCTTCATGATATAAATGATGACACCTCCAGCCAAGCCAGAGACGACACAAGTGTTGGTAGGAACTGGGCGAGTGATGCCCAGTGCCAACACTGAGGAGAAGAGGGCCACAGCCATGCCAGTGGTTGCCACCACAATACCAAAGCGCTCGAAGTATGGGTTCCCCGCAGCATGGCAACGCTCCTTCATGACCAGTCCAAGCAAAGGCATGATCATGGAGGCAGGAAGTAGGCCACTGTTGGCAGACATTCGGAATTGGAAAACGGCGCTTCCCTGCTGTAGCAGCCGGTCCCACTTGTATTGGACATAGAAGGCCTGCACTGCGAGGGCCACAGCGCACCACGAATAGCGGTCCCACACCGCAGCATGGATGCTCAGCACCATGGCGAACACCACTGCCGCTTCCGCCAGCACCGACCCGCTCAGCGGAGCCCCGGTTCCGGGGGCCGGAGGAGCGCAATCTCGGGTCATGTTCCTAGACTTGAAGCCCCAGATAAGCCGAAGTGACTAAGGATGCCTTGCACTCCGGACCCGTCTGCCCCGCCAAGTAGAGGGAGGCAACTTCACCCAGCAAGCAACCTTTTTCCTCTGTTCACGAGCTGCGAGGAAGGAAGCTCCACAGCAGGTCACTCTCTGCAGCCTGGGAGCTGGTGCCCAGTCACAGTCCACCGCCTCCAACCTGAGGCGTAAAAATAGCCGCTCGGCCGCCTTCCTCACAACCTCTTCCACGCTCACCGCAGAATCCTCACCACCGGAGTATCGCCATTTTGGCTCCGCCCGGTGTCGCCTTCACGTGACAGAAAGCACCACCCCACGCACCCAGCCTGGAAGCGAGTGAACGCGTCGGCGCAGCGTCTGGAGGCGGGGCTGGGGCGCGCGCGCGCGAAGATGGCGGCGGCCGCCGGCGGGCTGTGTGTGAGGTGCGGAGCAGGCAGAGCCGGCGCGGGTGGTTGGGCGGTGCAGGGTCCAAGCAGGAGCAGGGCGGGAGTTTGGTGCGGAATGTGGTGACTTTAGTGGAGTGAAGGCCAGCTGGGTGGACGGGCGCCGAGACGAGAGGCAGTTACGTCCAAACGGTCCCCCGCGCGGGGACCTGAGGGGACTTCTTCAAGAGGAGGGCCGGGTTTTCACCCCTTCTCTTAGCGCCGGGCCTTCCGTCTTCTCACCTAAGCCTCCTcgccttcctcttctctcttcgCGGGCCAAGTCCCTTGGCACACCACCTGCGCTTCCTCGTCCGGCCGTGACGCTTCTTTGAGGCACGACGGAGCGCTTCGCGGTCGCCTTGAGGAATCTCCCACCTCACCCCCGCGGCCGAGTCCCTGTGGCCTGCCTCGCTGACGGCTGGGCCTTTCCCGTCCCCACGTTCTCCCATGTGCTCTCATTAGGAAGTATGTTTGGTGTGGCGCCGAGCTACCTCCCTGCATTTTCCACCCTCATTTCTGCGCTGACTTAATTTCGTCCCACTGTTTTTTTTGGTCAGCGTACATGCTTGGATTCCAGGCACTATGCTAGGTTTTGGGAACAAGAAGATGAAATATTAAAACGAATGATATAGTTCTCACCTATAGAGTACTTAACAATGCCAGACTCTGGCGAAGCGTTTTATATGCATATCTCGTTGAATTCTCACAATGCTGTCAGGCATCTTCTGCTTTACAGATGACTCAGAAGCCCAGCGCTCAGAGCTGACTGTGGTAAAATGAGGATTTAAACCCAAGTCTGTCAACTCTAATGCCATAAGGCCATAAACCAAACCACCACACCCCTATCATCCACACAACAGCTTGGAATGTCTTCCATCCCTGTTACCTATTGTGCCTGTAGtgtccctgccccccccccccttttttatttgtcttgtttACTGCTGTATCCCTAGCACTTAGAACAATATATAATagtttttcagtaaatatttagtaCCGATGTCGCCCATCTTCTCTGATATTGTTTCTTTCACCCCCTCATTTGGAAGTGAAATTTTGTTCTTTGCAATTTCCATTAGACTATGTCTATAATTTGTGAAGATCCGTTTGCCTATTTCTACCCTGCCTTTTCATGTCAGCATTATATTAGGCAGCATTGTGACCACTGTGCCCTCCTTTTCTTAGGCCTTTTTCATAGTCATTTCTGAGCTTGGTAGAAGTTCAGCACCTGTAGGGGAAGGCATGTTCTTAATGAGAGAGGACAAAGAGAAGGAAAGCTTTGGTTTGCTTGAAAGAGTTCCCTGATCATACTGGGAAACCTACCAAAAATCAAACccaaaaatggaataaatgacAGTAGTGTTTCTAGGCATCACTTTGCTCATGGAGAATGATCTTTGTTTTTGTGCCAGAAGTCATGATCAACCAGTTGGGATTatactgaaatattaaaaagagtGATACAGTTCTCCCCTGTTTGGAATATCTAGAAATCAGGACTGTGAGAAAACAAATTCTGTTCCTGGTGTCTGCCAATTTGCAGATGACTCCAGATCTCTAAATTTGAATCCATTCCAGAGGAGTACTGAGGTATCTCAGAAACATGTTCTTGTAGGAAAGTCATTGCGTATGGTTAATACAAGCTGGCACTAGTCAGAAATGGAGTGATACTCTTAAAATTTGGGGGGAAGGCCACTTTGGAATTGGCAGAGTGTCATTTtgaatattgtcatttttttcttgactctCTTGTTCTTTTCAGTTAATGAGTTTTGTAGAAGTCTAAGTGGTGTAGGTGTactaaagaaaaatagaactCAATTTGAAAAGCTTTTGCTTCTAAGCTTAAATCTCAGAAGGTTGTATCTCATCTGTGGAGTCAGAGCATCCATGGGCAGTGGCAACTTCTGTTATTTCCAGGTGGAGTTTAAGTGTATTCCTCAAAAGAGCTATCAGAGTAGCTTGGCTGTGTCTCAGCTTCCAACCAAAAGGACTGAATTGTAGAAACTGTTATTCCTAACTTCCAGTAGCTTTCACAGAGCTTTTCCGCCAGATGGATCTCTCTAAGGAATATAATTTTCCAGTCTGCTTATTGCCAACTCTTGCAAAAATAgaattctattttgtctgtttATGTACTGAAAgtctgtaaatttttttaaatttacctttGAATTTGAGGCATGTTATTTAATTCTGTGCCTTAGTTTTTTTTCCAGATACTTAGTATATATTATGCAAATAAATGAGAGACGCTGCAGCACATGTTTAAATTCCTGAAAATATAGATAGAAGCCCTTGTAGCTTTGGATTAGACATCACAGCTCTACGTTCCGGCTGTATCTGTTATGTTTTTTGAGGATCACCTGCTCAAACCTTCAGGTTCCAATTTGAGGTGAAACCTTTTGTTGATCTGGATCAGTCCCCAGTGTGCTCGTTCTTCTTTAACTCTGTTCTATACAACTATGTTCCTTTGTAGACTCCAGTTAGTATCACACCCTTTAGTGCCATCTTCCCTTCTGCTGGTTATATAATGTGTGTTTAATATCCTTTGTTATACCTGACACTAAGCTAATGAAGTTCTTAGATTTATTGGTGTCCCCACCTATTACCAAATCCTTTCCATTGTCCCAAGCatactctgtacccattaagcattaactccccatcctcAGCCCCTCAGCCCTGTCACTGATACCCTTTAatccattttctgtctctatgaatttgcatattctgtcTGTCTCTATGAACTTCTTGCCATTAATTTTGATATACTGTTAATCACTTTATTAGGTATGAGGGTCATGTGGTAGTTGTCTAATTAGTTTTTGTGCAAACCCAGAAGCTATCCTTGGTAGGtagaaaatgtatttcattttaaataaagcctttctcctcctcctttattttttgttaaatcaggtttataaataaatatataaatatatttaggtttataaataaataattaggtaATTATTCCCTTTACAAAAGGCTTCCTTTCAAAATTTTACTGTAAATTTCTTTGAGTAGTAAGCTTGCGTCtgtgtttttaattatttaagacttcatttacttatatatttttacatatacattatcaaaataaagaggtatttgcttCATTCACTGGGTATACTCTATTTTTGAATAGTGAATGCTATCTTGGTATCAGAGTAGTTATTCCAGGGGACCATTGTGAGAATTAGTGGCAATAGATTCCAGTGGAATTGAAGTGgttttcttaaagtttttaaaCCATAAGAAAGAGCTTTATAGTTTTTAGGATGTTTAAACCTCCTTTGATaggaaaatcctgaaagatatgtatctttttaatatttttattaacagatTGAAATTTTCGGGTCGTagaaaaagcagtgctgagaggaaaatttatagcactaaatgcttacattaaaaatgtaatcctggtgcctacccatgcaaaaaaaaactgtgaaaaggctgaaagatattttttaaatggatagagCTACTGCTTTGAatcacagtctttttttttcattaaaaatatatttatttttaattgtggtaaaatacacataacataaaaatcatttcaatcattttaaatggaCAAATCTTTGACACTAACTACACTGACAGTACTGGGTAACGTTCACAAATATCCATCTccaattatcatcatcatctccaACCAAAACTCATACTTATTGAGCAACAACTCCCCATTTTCCCCTTGTCTCACCCTGGGCAACCAGGATTCTGCTTTCAGTCTCCATGAATCTGctttttctaagtatttcacaTAGGAGAAATCATACTTGTCCCCCTGTGTCCAGCCTAtctcattcaacatgatgtctttaaagtTCATCTGTGTCATGGCGTGTGCCCAGCACTTCACTTTTTTGGCGGAATAACGTTGCATTGTATGGCTGTatcacatttggtttatccattcattcgttgatggacacctgggttgctttcACCCCTGGGCCACTGTGAACAATGCTACCTTGCACCTCGGCAGGCAAACATCTgtccgagtccctgctttcaagtctCTTGGGTATaaacctaggaatggaattgctgggtcatatggcaactctatgtttaactttctgaagaaccgccaaaccgttttccatggtggctgcaccatttcacattcccaccagcaacagACAAGGATTTCTTTATCTCTGcatctttgccaatacttatttTCGGTTTTTTAGTACTAACTATCCTAGTGGTTATGAAGTGTCATCTCATTGTAGTTCTAATTTGTGTTTCtctaaaggctaatgatgttaagcatcttcgCATATCCATATTGGTGgacagaccatggtggctcagtggcagagttctcacctgctatcctggagacctgggttcgattcccagtgcctgcccatgaaaaaaaaaaaccaaaatcttTCATATCCacattggccatttgaatatttcctttgtagaaaggtctattcaaatccttggcccctttttaaattgggttgtctttttgttgttacactgtagttctttatacattctgaatgTTAAATGATTCTCAATAGGTAGTttacaaatattctctcccattccaCAGGTGGTCTTCTCACTTTCTTGAAAATATCTTTTGCTACACAAAAGTTTTGAACTTTgacaaatataatttatatatacatacatatgttccTACGTGTTGCTTTTGATTTtggtatagaaataaaaaaatccattgcctactagaaggtcttgaagatatttccctatgttttcttgtaagagtaCTATAGAAtaaacttttatatttaggtaGTTGATCcaatttgaattgattttttttatatgctgaaaGGTATAAaagaattcattcttttgcatgtgatttTCCAGTTGCAGAACCATTAGTTGAAGAGATGATTCTTTCCCCAATGAATGGACTTggcatcttgtcaaaaatcagtgggGCGCATGTGTGGATTTgctttgaactctcaattctattccgtTGGTCTCATgcctatccttatgccagtaccacattgttttaATTAATGTAGCTCTGGAGtaggttttgaaatcaggaagtgagtcctccaacttggttcttttttgtttttttcatttttaaatgaaaaaaatacaacaaacaaatgcaaacattcttaacttatgagcattccattctacgtatatagtcaataattcacaatatcatcacagttacatatcatcatcatgatcatttcttaaaacatttgcatcaattcagaaaaagaaataaaaagacaacagaaaaaaatttctgcataccataccccttatccctttcgttgatcactagcatttctattttaacatttattcccattatttctttttattccatatgttttactcgtttgttgataaggtagataaaaggagcatcagacaaggttttcacaatcatacagtcacattgtgaaagctgtatcattatacaatcatcttccagaaacatggctactggaacacagctctacattttcaggcagttccctccagcctctccattacatcttggataacaaggtgatatgtacttaatgcataagaataacctccaggataacctctcgactctgtttggaatctctcagccattgacactttattttgtcttatttcactcttcccccttttggtcgagaagtttttctcaatcccttgatgctgagtcttagctcattttagggtttttctcaatcccttgatgctgatttaTCACAGTCTTAATGGGGAAAACAGTTCTCAATTTATCCTCACAGTTACATGACTTGAATCCTTTTAGCTAAATGTTTAGTATATTCACTAGGATCTTTTCAACTTCTCTTTTGTAGTAGACTTCCTAAATGTTaatgattttaggttttatattctTGGTGCTGATTTAGAATCTCATAAAATATAATCCCCATCCTTTTTATAACCCTTGAGAGACTTTCTCAttggttacattaaaaaaattaattctagaCTTAGTATTTCCTGAAATTCCAAAGGTACGGGTGAAGGAAGGAACTGGGGTAAGTGCATCGTGGAGGGTATGTTTGAAGAGCTCACTGGGGCAGGAACTATATCTCATGTTTTGTAGTACCTTTTATGAGGTCATTGTTAATAAAGGAATCAACACTAGTGCTATTCATGATGATTGCTAGACTTAATTGAGAAAATGAATTAGTTCAtacatttagaaaattttctaGGGACAATGGGAGATCCTGAAATATACATGGTTCTTTTCTAGATTCTTTGTTATTAGTCACTATATTAtaatgagaagagaggagagaaatattaaatgaattgtCTTTTTAGTATGCAAGACTTATAGTTCATTACTTATTGTAATTCGTTagttttaaacacattttttccatatttttaataccTCTGAAATCAGGATGTGTCTTATAATTGAGGATTTATTATTTAATGGGCACATTTTTTCATTGTAGCACATAAACAATGATGTGTGTTATGATTAATATCTTCTTAGATGCTGTGAAATATGGTGGCCATCCTCATTTTTAACATAGTAACTGCTTGATTTAGGTTACAATCTTATgctttagtttctttatttttattttgaacgTCACATTTCTAAGAATGATGTAAAGGATTACGtttcaaaattttaacaaattgctTTGTACATTGAGTTGCTTTTAGATAGTAGACAAAATAGCTTTGAGGCAGCTTAATCAAGTTTGGcaactaagaaagaaaattacctcttggctttctctctttttcagaaGCAGTAGAGAACTGTGGACAATTCTGCTTGGAAGGTCAGCTCTGAGAGAACTGGTAAGTTGTGGTGTTCTTGAGTGGATCCATATGGTTCTGTGTGTAGCATATGTTACAAAAAACCTGACTTCTCTTTTAAGAAGGAGGAAGTATgcgctttttctttcttatagtttcaaagctttataaatatcattttctatttctctctgctGAAATTGTATGTGTTTTATAGCTCAGCTTCTGAGGTTTTtggaatctttatttttctttgtatctcattgattccttttctgaaaaaatacCATTGCTATTTGATTGGCTGCTGAGGGTAGGGGTACGAATACCATTCTGTTCCCTCAGGCTAAGAAAGATTCTCAGGCCTTTTCTCTGACTCATACTCTACTTACctgtttttccatttccatttagaCTGACTGGCCAGCTAGCTCCTTTAGGTCATAGAGGCTATGGTTTCTAAgacatttctaaatatatgattgAAATGATAGTTTCTTCATGTTGATTATTATGTGTTCTGACCCTGTGAGGGTGAACTGTTATggcattaaatattatttttattattataattataattatataacacaaaataatgtaaataacataataaaaaatgtaaacctCTTCTAGAGCCTTACTTTTTTTATATGCCTTGATCAGATCATTCTACTTCTAGAATGTATCTTAAGAGAAATTCCTCTAAAAATTTGTGCACAAAATTATCCcgttatttatataaattaagaaTGACAATCAGCTTAAGTGAATTTAACATTAAGAGAAATGATAATGATCTAGCCACTTGATAAAATATTATGCAACCACTAGAAAGTATGTTTATCAGGATCTCTTTAATAACAAGGTTAAATCATTATGTTACAACTTTAAGGAGAGAAAAAGCAGAGAATTGTATACTCAAAATTATTTCAGCTGTGGGaaaaaatgaatgttaaaaaGACTCAAAGGAATAGATAATCCCCAGCATGTTCCTGGAGACTgattaaaattgcatttgtatAATTGCCTTGTTCTCTTCCAGAATCAGATTGAGGCAGAATTGAATAAACATCGGCAGCGGCTATTAGAGGGGCTTTCTTACTACAAACCTCCCAGGTATGGCTTTTCCATGGGTTAGGTTAGAGTAATTCCTCTGAGGAAGCTGGCGTACGTGAAATCAGCTTCATTTGGATATTTATGAGATTGCTGGAATATGTAGAACAGATAGAATATAATTTGGTTACCAGTAGAAAAGGATTGGGTACATTTTTCTGTCTATTGGAAGAAAGGGAAATTCCCTCTAGAAATACAGTACTGTAGAATTCAATTATATAATCTTAGTGTCTGGGGATGaggaattattaaatatttatctaatatttctaatatttatttaggGTCTACTATCTTTTTGTGAAGCACTGTGAGCATTAAGTTCTGAGATATAGCCACTTACATGTTTACTGTGTACCAGTTATCCTAAGCATTTGATGTATAAGTTACttagtcctcacaacaaccctttgAGATAGATACTATTCATTGTTTGgatgaatatgtagatttttaatTGGGCAGTGGAAAACAATAACATAAAATagttgaaaaagaagagaatacaTTTTATAGAACTAGACTCATTGATTTTAATCCTAGTCCAGATCTCATTCTGTTATCATAGAATAAACCACTCTCATttatttcccttctccttctgaaCAGCTATTGAATTTATTTCATCTTTGCTTTCCATCTTCGCTCTCTTGGGTTAGTAaagaacttttcttttccttgtttattAACCCTTCCCCTGTAATTATTTTCAAGTAAAGTCCAGATATCAAATTTTATCTGTAAACATTTCACTATTATATTAGTTAGTGTCCTTTAGGGAAACAGatccaacagaagatatctgtaaatacgagattttataaaaacgtctcatgcaactgtggggatgcatgagtccaaattctgtaaggtTGTAGTTGCAAGCTAGGCAACTCTGATGGAGGTCTTCGATGAATttctcaggagaggcttgctggctgatgtggagatgaaaattctcccttctgactacTGAGGTTATCACTTCtcctttaaaaccttcaactgattggattaaacattTCTCATTGGGAAAGACAATACCCTTAGTTGATCGTAGATTAAtgagccat of the Tamandua tetradactyla isolate mTamTet1 chromosome 2, mTamTet1.pri, whole genome shotgun sequence genome contains:
- the DOLK gene encoding dolichol kinase, whose protein sequence is MTRDCAPPAPGTGAPLSGSVLAEAAVVFAMVLSIHAAVWDRYSWCAVALAVQAFYVQYKWDRLLQQGSAVFQFRMSANSGLLPASMIMPLLGLVMKERCHAAGNPYFERFGIVVATTGMAVALFSSVLALGITRPVPTNTCVVSGLAGGVIIYIMKHSLSVSEVIEVLEVLLIFVYLNMILLYLLPRCFTPGEALLVLGGISFVLNQLIKRSLTVVENQGDPVDFFLLVVVVGMVLMGIFFSTLFVFMDSGTWASSIFFHLMTCVLGLGVVLPWLHRLIHRNPLHWLLQFLFQTDTRIYLLVYWSLLATLACLVVLYQNAKRSSSESKKHQAPSITRKYFHFIVVATYIPGIIFDRPLLYVAATVCLAVFIFLEYVRYFRIKPLGHTLRTLLSLFLDERDSGPLILTHIYLLLGMSLPIWLVPRPCTQKGSLGGARALVPYAGVLAVGVGDTVASVFGSTMGEIRWPGTKKTFEGTMTSIFAQIISVALILIFDSGVDLNYSYAWILGSISTVSLLEAYTTQIDNLLLPLYLLILLMA